Proteins encoded together in one Myxocyprinus asiaticus isolate MX2 ecotype Aquarium Trade chromosome 9, UBuf_Myxa_2, whole genome shotgun sequence window:
- the znf644b gene encoding zinc finger protein 644 isoform X2, whose protein sequence is MAAVKESAEEDKEVEYSSNDSQELTATSPNNSNNNNSLDPPEPLPLDIHQNPLNGVQPNPFVCGSVPAASSTNDSLPSGALVNGAASHCTSEESCVHNKDMSPLPGTDTSPEVLPPPSELQSDTRQKAEGCALKVRPTRVSSESNNSDGEAPLDVLVREGLDNKPISRMLARKGTKAGCLWDFDSELSESSSDDCDGLNWGLQEKFMQLLLKSSVAGGGVRTKVEIEGTPPADQRRRMRKTHTVKRAATGGPVYDGFDYASQNSLTDEDSDFDSSINKEHVFRKELESLKAYAGLRLEKFCNKAAAMKELIRREKEEKCDEGSSDIETNTYMGEKLARLKTETKTGSELSFYSCSKCNFNFKEKMNLHRHMMYHLDRNNKLRQEHVPRPFICRECGRSFRDLTSLQKHMIIHQVRREKLMEEIKGFSKIDVKGRRDCLQCPQCIFGTKCPKTFVHHCETNEKEKHSYSWEECDHMTMNEIELKASECTAHHETYVKTGDSFVCQICTFRSKNNNDFRKHMELIHGQPNYEFDRVADQPKIMDSLMPKIQSTEKWSVRERSELPFRPNGSADLNVRSKESQKNCDGFSSSLIKWSPGSTANKLSPFSRRSDKPSKLSPLPTEKIDVTTGLPYVEEDNQGYESAVSEKSTKYLSSFDVHLTTKTEIVSKTACLNPGTESCPKDPSNSGTLALQTLRHKIPSKRKMSIPYRNTHVNIPHVSFPKCKPKSPQWEFTKPQEGNDNDGAQDFNDYAKESPGWSHSNTHHDYFYCGRTSPFKNNIPDYTNQSNLDNNIEVDSDEICTFIVKEECIENTISEDITDPGVYHQSDPYAEYVASPLSFVGSKCCPYCPAVFESGVGLSNHIRGHLHRVGLSYDARHMVSPEQVASQDCRPRIRRKIPSVNRRIRKDKPESKTEHTCPLCLGWFDTKTGLSNHVRGHLKRIGKPISGASKSPLCILTELLQDETEYRNIMRVLGARRHFSKPFVSQKFANSDGLFLMSTGIPMKIHHTTGTQDAGQWTVIRPSLDKERQKTETVPSSTLEDLLENRKLEQEMEVCGHSEEAMKPSAISSTSGSIPRTPSVKLDPTWSQEKFVLNKKICSHCNTTFQSAVSLSNHLRAYARRKRIALLEGTTYDCKQKRPRSRPGPKSKVFSFSHPASEVIYRMTCRFCDLTFQGPQSVQEDWIKHLQRHLMHTSIPGMGASMVEVSALCKELCTPSSPELLLLDTHLPLSLPEGVS, encoded by the exons ATGGCGGCAGTAAAAGAGAGTGCAGAGGAAGACAAAGAGGTAGAATATTCTTCTAATGACTCTCAAGAGCTGACAGCCACATCTcccaacaacagcaacaacaataacAGTTTGGATCCACCAGAGCCCCTGCCCTTGGACATTCACCAAAACCCTTTAAATGGAGTCCAGCCGAACCCATTTGTCTGTGGTAGTGTTCCTGCTGCCTCCAGCACAAACGACTCATTGCCTTCAGGAGCACTTGTTAATGGAGCTGCTTCACACTGTACCTCAGAGGAGTCCTGTGTCCACAACAAAGACATGTCCCCTCTGCCTGGGACAGACACCAGCCCGGAGGTGTTACCACCTCCCAGTGAGCTTCAATCAGACACCCGGCAGAAAGCAGAAGGATGCGCCCTAAAAGTGCGGCCCACACGGGTCTCATCTGAATCAAACAACAGCGATGGTGAGGCCCCCTTAGATGTGCTGGTGAGGGAAGGCTTGGATAACAAGCCAATCAGCCGAATGTTGGCTAGAAAGGGAACCAAAGCAGGGTGCTTATGGGATTTTGATTCGGAGTTGTCAGAAAGTTCCTCTGATGACTGTGATGGTCTGAACTGGGGCCTGCAGGAGAAGTTCATGCAGTTACTGTTGAAAAGCAGTGTAGCAGGTGGTGGGGTAAGAACAAAGGTGGAGATTGAGGGAACTCCACCTGCCGACCAAAGACGAAGGATGCGGAAAACTCATACCGTGAAGAGAGCTGCCACTGGAGGACCAGTTTATGATGGCTTTGATTACGCATCACAGAATTCTCTAACTGATGAGGACTCGGATTTTGATTCGTCCATTAACAAAGAACATGTCTTCAGGAAAGAGCTGGAAAGTTTGAAAGCATATGCTGGCTTGCGCCTGGAGAAATTCTGCAATAAGGCAGCTGCCATGAAGGAGCTAATTCGAAGAGAGAAGGAAGAGAAATGTGATGAAGGCAGCAGCGACATAGAAACAAACACCTACATGGGTGAAAAATTGGCACGGTTAAAGACAGAGACAAAAACAGGCAGTGAGCTGTCCTTCTACTCATGCTCAAAGTGCAATTTTAATTTCAAGGAGAAGATGAATTTGCATAGGCATATGATGTATCATTTAGATAGGAATAATAAGTTGAGACAAGAACACGTTCCCCGACCCTTTATATGTAGGGAGTGTGGGCGTTCATTCCGAGACCTAACCTCTCTGCAAAAGCACATGATAATCCACCAGGTGCGGAGGGAGAAGCTGATGGAAGAGATTAAAGGTTTCAGTAAGATAGATGTCAAGGGAAGAAGAGACTGTCTTCAGTGTCCCCAGTGCATTTTTGGAACGAAATGCCCTAAAACTTTTGTCCATCATTGTGAAACTAATGAGAAAGAGAAGCACTCTTATAGCTGGGAAGAATGTGATCACATGACTATGAATGAAATAGAGCTAAAGGCAAGTGAGTGCACAGCTCACCACGAAACATATGTCAAAACTGGTGACTCTTTTGTATGTCAAATTTGCACATTTAGAAGTAAGAACAACAATGATTTCAGAAAACATATGGAGCTCATCCATGGGCAACCAAATTATGAGTTTGACAGAGTAGCAGACCAACCCAAAATCATGGACTCATTGATGCCAAAGATTCAAAGCACAGAGAAATGGTCTGTTAGGGAGAGAAGTGAGCTGCCCTTTAGGCCCAATGGCTCAGCTGACCTTAATGTGAGAAGCAAAGAATCACAAAAAAACTGTGACGGTTTCAGCTCCTCGCTGATCAAATGGAGCCCTGGCAGCACAGCAAACAAGCTGTCACCATTCTCACGGAGAAGTGACAAGCCAAGCAAATTATCCCCTCTGCCTACAGAGAAAATAGACGTGACAACAGGTCTCCCGTATGTCGAAGAAGACAATCAAGGATATGAAAGCGCTGTCTCAGAAAAGAGTACAAAATATCTTTCCAGCTTTGACGTGCATCTTACAACAAAAACAGAGATCGTCAGTAAAACAGCCTGTCTGAACCCTGGCACTGAGAGCTGTCCCAAAGATCCTTCAAACAGCGGTACTTTAGCACTGCAAACTTTGAGGCATAAAATACCCTCGAAACGAAAAATGTCAATCCCATATCGCAACACCCATGTTAATATTCCTCATGtgagttttccaaaatgtaaacCTAAGTCTCCACAATGGGAATTTACTAAACCACAGGAAGGAAATGACAATGATGGTGCTCAGGATTTCAACGACTATGCCAAAGAGTCCCCGGGTTGGTCACATAGCAATACCCACCATGATTATTTCTACTGTGGACGGACATCCCCTTTCAAGAACAACATTCCCGACTACACCAATCAGTCCAATCTGGACAACAACATAGAGGTGGACAGTGAtgaaatatgtacatttatagtGAAGGAGGAATGTATCGAGAATACAATCAGTGAGGATATCACTGATCCTGGTGTTTATCACCAAAGTGATCCCTATGCAGAGTATGTGGCCTCCCCTTTGTCTTTTGTGGGCAGTAAGTGCTGTCCCTACTGCCCAGCTGTGTTTGAGTCTGGGGTAGGCTTGTCCAACCACATCAGAGGACACCTACATAGAGTGGGGCTAAGTTATGATGCTCGTCACATGGTGTCACCTGAGCAGGTGGCATCTCAGGATTGTCGACCTCGCATACGGAGGAAAATCCCTTCAGTGAATCGCAGAATCAGAAAAG ATAAGCCAGAGTCTAAAACCGAACACACCTGTCCGCTGTGTCTGGGCTGGTTTGACACTAAGACTGGCCTCTCCAATCATGTGCGGGGTCATCTGAAGCGGATTGGAAAGCCTATTTCGGGCGCTAGCAAGTCACCTCTCTGCATTTTGACAGAACTTCTTCAGGATGAGACAGAATACAGAAACATTATGAGGGTGCTTGGTGCCAGACGACACTTCTCCAAACCTTTTGTCTCTCAAAAATTTGCAAACAGTGATGGGCTGTTCCTTATGTCCACCGGGATTCCCATGAAGATCCATCATACCACCGGCACACAAGACGCAGGGCAATGGACTGTGATTAGACCATCACTTGACAAGGAGAGGCAGAAGACTGAGACAGTCCCATCTAGCACTTTAGAGGACCTGTTGGAAAATAGGAAACTGGAGCAGGAAATGGAGGTCTGTGGTCACTCAGAGGAAGCCATGAAACCTTCGGCCATCTCTTCCACTAGTGGCAGTATACCCAGGACACCATCTGTGAAGCTGGATCCTACCTGGAGCCAAG AGAAATTTGTTCTTAATAAGAAGATCTGCAGTCACTGCAACACAACGTTCCAGAGTGCTGTCAGCCTGTCCAATCATCTTCGAGCGTATGCACGACGGAAGAGGATTGCCTTATTAGAAGGAACAA CATATGACTGTAAACAGAAGAGGCCTAGATCAAGACCAGGGCCAAAAAGCAAGGTGTTTTCATTTTCACACCCTGCCTCTGAAGTGATCTACAGAATGACCTGCAG GTTCTGTGATCTGACCTTCCAGGGTCCTCAGTCAGTTCAGGAAGACTGGATCAAGCACTTACAGAGGCATCTTATGCACACGAGTATCCCTGGCATGGGTGCAAGTATGGTGGAGGTATCAGCTCTATGTAAAGAGCTGTGTACCCCATCTTCCCCCGAGCTCCTGCTCCTGGATACTCACCTGCCTCTCAGTCTGCCTGAGGGGGTCTCCTAA
- the znf644b gene encoding zinc finger protein 644 isoform X3 yields MTNLSLVIISYSDCVVPVMAAVKESAEEDKEVEYSSNDSQELTATSPNNSNNNNSLDPPEPLPLDIHQNPLNGVQPNPFVCGSVPAASSTNDSLPSGALVNGAASHCTSEESCVHNKDMSPLPGTDTSPEVLPPPSELQSDTRQKAEGCALKVRPTRVSSESNNSDGEAPLDVLVREGLDNKPISRMLARKGTKAGCLWDFDSELSESSSDDCDGLNWGLQEKFMQLLLKSSVAGGGVRTKVEIEGTPPADQRRRMRKTHTVKRAATGGPVYDGFDYASQNSLTDEDSDFDSSINKEHVFRKELESLKAYAGLRLEKFCNKAAAMKELIRREKEEKCDEGSSDIETNTYMGEKLARLKTETKTGSELSFYSCSKCNFNFKEKMNLHRHMMYHLDRNNKLRQEHVPRPFICRECGRSFRDLTSLQKHMIIHQVRREKLMEEIKGFSKIDVKGRRDCLQCPQCIFGTKCPKTFVHHCETNEKEKHSYSWEECDHMTMNEIELKASECTAHHETYVKTGDSFVCQICTFRSKNNNDFRKHMELIHGQPNYEFDRVADQPKIMDSLMPKIQSTEKWSVRERSELPFRPNGSADLNVRSKESQKNCDGFSSSLIKWSPGSTANKLSPFSRRSDKPSKLSPLPTEKIDVTTGLPYVEEDNQGYESAVSEKSTKYLSSFDVHLTTKTEIVSKTACLNPGTESCPKDPSNSGTLALQTLRHKIPSKRKMSIPYRNTHVNIPHVSFPKCKPKSPQWEFTKPQEGNDNDGAQDFNDYAKESPGWSHSNTHHDYFYCGRTSPFKNNIPDYTNQSNLDNNIEVDSDEICTFIVKEECIENTISEDITDPGVYHQSDPYAEYVASPLSFVGSKCCPYCPAVFESGVGLSNHIRGHLHRVGLSYDARHMVSPEQVASQDCRPRIRRKIPSVNRRIRKDKPESKTEHTCPLCLGWFDTKTGLSNHVRGHLKRIGKPISGASKSPLCILTELLQDETEYRNIMRVLGARRHFSKPFVSQKFANSDGLFLMSTGIPMKIHHTTGTQDAGQWTVIRPSLDKERQKTETVPSSTLEDLLENRKLEQEMEVCGHSEEAMKPSAISSTSGSIPRTPSVKLDPTWSQAYDCKQKRPRSRPGPKSKVFSFSHPASEVIYRMTCRFCDLTFQGPQSVQEDWIKHLQRHLMHTSIPGMGASMVEVSALCKELCTPSSPELLLLDTHLPLSLPEGVS; encoded by the exons ACTGTGTTGTCCCTGTTATGGCGGCAGTAAAAGAGAGTGCAGAGGAAGACAAAGAGGTAGAATATTCTTCTAATGACTCTCAAGAGCTGACAGCCACATCTcccaacaacagcaacaacaataacAGTTTGGATCCACCAGAGCCCCTGCCCTTGGACATTCACCAAAACCCTTTAAATGGAGTCCAGCCGAACCCATTTGTCTGTGGTAGTGTTCCTGCTGCCTCCAGCACAAACGACTCATTGCCTTCAGGAGCACTTGTTAATGGAGCTGCTTCACACTGTACCTCAGAGGAGTCCTGTGTCCACAACAAAGACATGTCCCCTCTGCCTGGGACAGACACCAGCCCGGAGGTGTTACCACCTCCCAGTGAGCTTCAATCAGACACCCGGCAGAAAGCAGAAGGATGCGCCCTAAAAGTGCGGCCCACACGGGTCTCATCTGAATCAAACAACAGCGATGGTGAGGCCCCCTTAGATGTGCTGGTGAGGGAAGGCTTGGATAACAAGCCAATCAGCCGAATGTTGGCTAGAAAGGGAACCAAAGCAGGGTGCTTATGGGATTTTGATTCGGAGTTGTCAGAAAGTTCCTCTGATGACTGTGATGGTCTGAACTGGGGCCTGCAGGAGAAGTTCATGCAGTTACTGTTGAAAAGCAGTGTAGCAGGTGGTGGGGTAAGAACAAAGGTGGAGATTGAGGGAACTCCACCTGCCGACCAAAGACGAAGGATGCGGAAAACTCATACCGTGAAGAGAGCTGCCACTGGAGGACCAGTTTATGATGGCTTTGATTACGCATCACAGAATTCTCTAACTGATGAGGACTCGGATTTTGATTCGTCCATTAACAAAGAACATGTCTTCAGGAAAGAGCTGGAAAGTTTGAAAGCATATGCTGGCTTGCGCCTGGAGAAATTCTGCAATAAGGCAGCTGCCATGAAGGAGCTAATTCGAAGAGAGAAGGAAGAGAAATGTGATGAAGGCAGCAGCGACATAGAAACAAACACCTACATGGGTGAAAAATTGGCACGGTTAAAGACAGAGACAAAAACAGGCAGTGAGCTGTCCTTCTACTCATGCTCAAAGTGCAATTTTAATTTCAAGGAGAAGATGAATTTGCATAGGCATATGATGTATCATTTAGATAGGAATAATAAGTTGAGACAAGAACACGTTCCCCGACCCTTTATATGTAGGGAGTGTGGGCGTTCATTCCGAGACCTAACCTCTCTGCAAAAGCACATGATAATCCACCAGGTGCGGAGGGAGAAGCTGATGGAAGAGATTAAAGGTTTCAGTAAGATAGATGTCAAGGGAAGAAGAGACTGTCTTCAGTGTCCCCAGTGCATTTTTGGAACGAAATGCCCTAAAACTTTTGTCCATCATTGTGAAACTAATGAGAAAGAGAAGCACTCTTATAGCTGGGAAGAATGTGATCACATGACTATGAATGAAATAGAGCTAAAGGCAAGTGAGTGCACAGCTCACCACGAAACATATGTCAAAACTGGTGACTCTTTTGTATGTCAAATTTGCACATTTAGAAGTAAGAACAACAATGATTTCAGAAAACATATGGAGCTCATCCATGGGCAACCAAATTATGAGTTTGACAGAGTAGCAGACCAACCCAAAATCATGGACTCATTGATGCCAAAGATTCAAAGCACAGAGAAATGGTCTGTTAGGGAGAGAAGTGAGCTGCCCTTTAGGCCCAATGGCTCAGCTGACCTTAATGTGAGAAGCAAAGAATCACAAAAAAACTGTGACGGTTTCAGCTCCTCGCTGATCAAATGGAGCCCTGGCAGCACAGCAAACAAGCTGTCACCATTCTCACGGAGAAGTGACAAGCCAAGCAAATTATCCCCTCTGCCTACAGAGAAAATAGACGTGACAACAGGTCTCCCGTATGTCGAAGAAGACAATCAAGGATATGAAAGCGCTGTCTCAGAAAAGAGTACAAAATATCTTTCCAGCTTTGACGTGCATCTTACAACAAAAACAGAGATCGTCAGTAAAACAGCCTGTCTGAACCCTGGCACTGAGAGCTGTCCCAAAGATCCTTCAAACAGCGGTACTTTAGCACTGCAAACTTTGAGGCATAAAATACCCTCGAAACGAAAAATGTCAATCCCATATCGCAACACCCATGTTAATATTCCTCATGtgagttttccaaaatgtaaacCTAAGTCTCCACAATGGGAATTTACTAAACCACAGGAAGGAAATGACAATGATGGTGCTCAGGATTTCAACGACTATGCCAAAGAGTCCCCGGGTTGGTCACATAGCAATACCCACCATGATTATTTCTACTGTGGACGGACATCCCCTTTCAAGAACAACATTCCCGACTACACCAATCAGTCCAATCTGGACAACAACATAGAGGTGGACAGTGAtgaaatatgtacatttatagtGAAGGAGGAATGTATCGAGAATACAATCAGTGAGGATATCACTGATCCTGGTGTTTATCACCAAAGTGATCCCTATGCAGAGTATGTGGCCTCCCCTTTGTCTTTTGTGGGCAGTAAGTGCTGTCCCTACTGCCCAGCTGTGTTTGAGTCTGGGGTAGGCTTGTCCAACCACATCAGAGGACACCTACATAGAGTGGGGCTAAGTTATGATGCTCGTCACATGGTGTCACCTGAGCAGGTGGCATCTCAGGATTGTCGACCTCGCATACGGAGGAAAATCCCTTCAGTGAATCGCAGAATCAGAAAAG ATAAGCCAGAGTCTAAAACCGAACACACCTGTCCGCTGTGTCTGGGCTGGTTTGACACTAAGACTGGCCTCTCCAATCATGTGCGGGGTCATCTGAAGCGGATTGGAAAGCCTATTTCGGGCGCTAGCAAGTCACCTCTCTGCATTTTGACAGAACTTCTTCAGGATGAGACAGAATACAGAAACATTATGAGGGTGCTTGGTGCCAGACGACACTTCTCCAAACCTTTTGTCTCTCAAAAATTTGCAAACAGTGATGGGCTGTTCCTTATGTCCACCGGGATTCCCATGAAGATCCATCATACCACCGGCACACAAGACGCAGGGCAATGGACTGTGATTAGACCATCACTTGACAAGGAGAGGCAGAAGACTGAGACAGTCCCATCTAGCACTTTAGAGGACCTGTTGGAAAATAGGAAACTGGAGCAGGAAATGGAGGTCTGTGGTCACTCAGAGGAAGCCATGAAACCTTCGGCCATCTCTTCCACTAGTGGCAGTATACCCAGGACACCATCTGTGAAGCTGGATCCTACCTGGAGCCAAG CATATGACTGTAAACAGAAGAGGCCTAGATCAAGACCAGGGCCAAAAAGCAAGGTGTTTTCATTTTCACACCCTGCCTCTGAAGTGATCTACAGAATGACCTGCAG GTTCTGTGATCTGACCTTCCAGGGTCCTCAGTCAGTTCAGGAAGACTGGATCAAGCACTTACAGAGGCATCTTATGCACACGAGTATCCCTGGCATGGGTGCAAGTATGGTGGAGGTATCAGCTCTATGTAAAGAGCTGTGTACCCCATCTTCCCCCGAGCTCCTGCTCCTGGATACTCACCTGCCTCTCAGTCTGCCTGAGGGGGTCTCCTAA
- the znf644b gene encoding zinc finger protein 644 isoform X1 codes for MTNLSLVIISYSDCVVPVMAAVKESAEEDKEVEYSSNDSQELTATSPNNSNNNNSLDPPEPLPLDIHQNPLNGVQPNPFVCGSVPAASSTNDSLPSGALVNGAASHCTSEESCVHNKDMSPLPGTDTSPEVLPPPSELQSDTRQKAEGCALKVRPTRVSSESNNSDGEAPLDVLVREGLDNKPISRMLARKGTKAGCLWDFDSELSESSSDDCDGLNWGLQEKFMQLLLKSSVAGGGVRTKVEIEGTPPADQRRRMRKTHTVKRAATGGPVYDGFDYASQNSLTDEDSDFDSSINKEHVFRKELESLKAYAGLRLEKFCNKAAAMKELIRREKEEKCDEGSSDIETNTYMGEKLARLKTETKTGSELSFYSCSKCNFNFKEKMNLHRHMMYHLDRNNKLRQEHVPRPFICRECGRSFRDLTSLQKHMIIHQVRREKLMEEIKGFSKIDVKGRRDCLQCPQCIFGTKCPKTFVHHCETNEKEKHSYSWEECDHMTMNEIELKASECTAHHETYVKTGDSFVCQICTFRSKNNNDFRKHMELIHGQPNYEFDRVADQPKIMDSLMPKIQSTEKWSVRERSELPFRPNGSADLNVRSKESQKNCDGFSSSLIKWSPGSTANKLSPFSRRSDKPSKLSPLPTEKIDVTTGLPYVEEDNQGYESAVSEKSTKYLSSFDVHLTTKTEIVSKTACLNPGTESCPKDPSNSGTLALQTLRHKIPSKRKMSIPYRNTHVNIPHVSFPKCKPKSPQWEFTKPQEGNDNDGAQDFNDYAKESPGWSHSNTHHDYFYCGRTSPFKNNIPDYTNQSNLDNNIEVDSDEICTFIVKEECIENTISEDITDPGVYHQSDPYAEYVASPLSFVGSKCCPYCPAVFESGVGLSNHIRGHLHRVGLSYDARHMVSPEQVASQDCRPRIRRKIPSVNRRIRKDKPESKTEHTCPLCLGWFDTKTGLSNHVRGHLKRIGKPISGASKSPLCILTELLQDETEYRNIMRVLGARRHFSKPFVSQKFANSDGLFLMSTGIPMKIHHTTGTQDAGQWTVIRPSLDKERQKTETVPSSTLEDLLENRKLEQEMEVCGHSEEAMKPSAISSTSGSIPRTPSVKLDPTWSQEKFVLNKKICSHCNTTFQSAVSLSNHLRAYARRKRIALLEGTTYDCKQKRPRSRPGPKSKVFSFSHPASEVIYRMTCRFCDLTFQGPQSVQEDWIKHLQRHLMHTSIPGMGASMVEVSALCKELCTPSSPELLLLDTHLPLSLPEGVS; via the exons ACTGTGTTGTCCCTGTTATGGCGGCAGTAAAAGAGAGTGCAGAGGAAGACAAAGAGGTAGAATATTCTTCTAATGACTCTCAAGAGCTGACAGCCACATCTcccaacaacagcaacaacaataacAGTTTGGATCCACCAGAGCCCCTGCCCTTGGACATTCACCAAAACCCTTTAAATGGAGTCCAGCCGAACCCATTTGTCTGTGGTAGTGTTCCTGCTGCCTCCAGCACAAACGACTCATTGCCTTCAGGAGCACTTGTTAATGGAGCTGCTTCACACTGTACCTCAGAGGAGTCCTGTGTCCACAACAAAGACATGTCCCCTCTGCCTGGGACAGACACCAGCCCGGAGGTGTTACCACCTCCCAGTGAGCTTCAATCAGACACCCGGCAGAAAGCAGAAGGATGCGCCCTAAAAGTGCGGCCCACACGGGTCTCATCTGAATCAAACAACAGCGATGGTGAGGCCCCCTTAGATGTGCTGGTGAGGGAAGGCTTGGATAACAAGCCAATCAGCCGAATGTTGGCTAGAAAGGGAACCAAAGCAGGGTGCTTATGGGATTTTGATTCGGAGTTGTCAGAAAGTTCCTCTGATGACTGTGATGGTCTGAACTGGGGCCTGCAGGAGAAGTTCATGCAGTTACTGTTGAAAAGCAGTGTAGCAGGTGGTGGGGTAAGAACAAAGGTGGAGATTGAGGGAACTCCACCTGCCGACCAAAGACGAAGGATGCGGAAAACTCATACCGTGAAGAGAGCTGCCACTGGAGGACCAGTTTATGATGGCTTTGATTACGCATCACAGAATTCTCTAACTGATGAGGACTCGGATTTTGATTCGTCCATTAACAAAGAACATGTCTTCAGGAAAGAGCTGGAAAGTTTGAAAGCATATGCTGGCTTGCGCCTGGAGAAATTCTGCAATAAGGCAGCTGCCATGAAGGAGCTAATTCGAAGAGAGAAGGAAGAGAAATGTGATGAAGGCAGCAGCGACATAGAAACAAACACCTACATGGGTGAAAAATTGGCACGGTTAAAGACAGAGACAAAAACAGGCAGTGAGCTGTCCTTCTACTCATGCTCAAAGTGCAATTTTAATTTCAAGGAGAAGATGAATTTGCATAGGCATATGATGTATCATTTAGATAGGAATAATAAGTTGAGACAAGAACACGTTCCCCGACCCTTTATATGTAGGGAGTGTGGGCGTTCATTCCGAGACCTAACCTCTCTGCAAAAGCACATGATAATCCACCAGGTGCGGAGGGAGAAGCTGATGGAAGAGATTAAAGGTTTCAGTAAGATAGATGTCAAGGGAAGAAGAGACTGTCTTCAGTGTCCCCAGTGCATTTTTGGAACGAAATGCCCTAAAACTTTTGTCCATCATTGTGAAACTAATGAGAAAGAGAAGCACTCTTATAGCTGGGAAGAATGTGATCACATGACTATGAATGAAATAGAGCTAAAGGCAAGTGAGTGCACAGCTCACCACGAAACATATGTCAAAACTGGTGACTCTTTTGTATGTCAAATTTGCACATTTAGAAGTAAGAACAACAATGATTTCAGAAAACATATGGAGCTCATCCATGGGCAACCAAATTATGAGTTTGACAGAGTAGCAGACCAACCCAAAATCATGGACTCATTGATGCCAAAGATTCAAAGCACAGAGAAATGGTCTGTTAGGGAGAGAAGTGAGCTGCCCTTTAGGCCCAATGGCTCAGCTGACCTTAATGTGAGAAGCAAAGAATCACAAAAAAACTGTGACGGTTTCAGCTCCTCGCTGATCAAATGGAGCCCTGGCAGCACAGCAAACAAGCTGTCACCATTCTCACGGAGAAGTGACAAGCCAAGCAAATTATCCCCTCTGCCTACAGAGAAAATAGACGTGACAACAGGTCTCCCGTATGTCGAAGAAGACAATCAAGGATATGAAAGCGCTGTCTCAGAAAAGAGTACAAAATATCTTTCCAGCTTTGACGTGCATCTTACAACAAAAACAGAGATCGTCAGTAAAACAGCCTGTCTGAACCCTGGCACTGAGAGCTGTCCCAAAGATCCTTCAAACAGCGGTACTTTAGCACTGCAAACTTTGAGGCATAAAATACCCTCGAAACGAAAAATGTCAATCCCATATCGCAACACCCATGTTAATATTCCTCATGtgagttttccaaaatgtaaacCTAAGTCTCCACAATGGGAATTTACTAAACCACAGGAAGGAAATGACAATGATGGTGCTCAGGATTTCAACGACTATGCCAAAGAGTCCCCGGGTTGGTCACATAGCAATACCCACCATGATTATTTCTACTGTGGACGGACATCCCCTTTCAAGAACAACATTCCCGACTACACCAATCAGTCCAATCTGGACAACAACATAGAGGTGGACAGTGAtgaaatatgtacatttatagtGAAGGAGGAATGTATCGAGAATACAATCAGTGAGGATATCACTGATCCTGGTGTTTATCACCAAAGTGATCCCTATGCAGAGTATGTGGCCTCCCCTTTGTCTTTTGTGGGCAGTAAGTGCTGTCCCTACTGCCCAGCTGTGTTTGAGTCTGGGGTAGGCTTGTCCAACCACATCAGAGGACACCTACATAGAGTGGGGCTAAGTTATGATGCTCGTCACATGGTGTCACCTGAGCAGGTGGCATCTCAGGATTGTCGACCTCGCATACGGAGGAAAATCCCTTCAGTGAATCGCAGAATCAGAAAAG ATAAGCCAGAGTCTAAAACCGAACACACCTGTCCGCTGTGTCTGGGCTGGTTTGACACTAAGACTGGCCTCTCCAATCATGTGCGGGGTCATCTGAAGCGGATTGGAAAGCCTATTTCGGGCGCTAGCAAGTCACCTCTCTGCATTTTGACAGAACTTCTTCAGGATGAGACAGAATACAGAAACATTATGAGGGTGCTTGGTGCCAGACGACACTTCTCCAAACCTTTTGTCTCTCAAAAATTTGCAAACAGTGATGGGCTGTTCCTTATGTCCACCGGGATTCCCATGAAGATCCATCATACCACCGGCACACAAGACGCAGGGCAATGGACTGTGATTAGACCATCACTTGACAAGGAGAGGCAGAAGACTGAGACAGTCCCATCTAGCACTTTAGAGGACCTGTTGGAAAATAGGAAACTGGAGCAGGAAATGGAGGTCTGTGGTCACTCAGAGGAAGCCATGAAACCTTCGGCCATCTCTTCCACTAGTGGCAGTATACCCAGGACACCATCTGTGAAGCTGGATCCTACCTGGAGCCAAG AGAAATTTGTTCTTAATAAGAAGATCTGCAGTCACTGCAACACAACGTTCCAGAGTGCTGTCAGCCTGTCCAATCATCTTCGAGCGTATGCACGACGGAAGAGGATTGCCTTATTAGAAGGAACAA CATATGACTGTAAACAGAAGAGGCCTAGATCAAGACCAGGGCCAAAAAGCAAGGTGTTTTCATTTTCACACCCTGCCTCTGAAGTGATCTACAGAATGACCTGCAG GTTCTGTGATCTGACCTTCCAGGGTCCTCAGTCAGTTCAGGAAGACTGGATCAAGCACTTACAGAGGCATCTTATGCACACGAGTATCCCTGGCATGGGTGCAAGTATGGTGGAGGTATCAGCTCTATGTAAAGAGCTGTGTACCCCATCTTCCCCCGAGCTCCTGCTCCTGGATACTCACCTGCCTCTCAGTCTGCCTGAGGGGGTCTCCTAA